A window of Lacibacter sediminis contains these coding sequences:
- a CDS encoding sensor histidine kinase, translating into MFKRYEFRLFIRLILLFAILFAAAWLLVKEYFLYTGFLLPILAYQFYDLYQLLNKAQNEVKEFAESIHYRDFSRHFNVKHAPAELQPLREGFNEINSTFKVISREKETQYVYLQKILELVDTGILSYKTDTGEIVWMNESFKRMMGIPYLKTIHSLEKRDEGLYKEAINIKTGESKLATATTDKTSFKVLLSATAFQTDDQTFKLIAFQNVNEALDENEAEAWRKLLSVMTHEIMNSVAPISSLAETLKNRLHQSVEHLQNKEGSVDDLALGIETIQRRSEGLLKFAETYRNLNKITTLNSKKILVRDLFENLNQLMLPTLEQKKIELDIILKDPAVTLVADINLLEQVLINLLVNAIEAVKDKPDPQIILTATTTTTGKTVIKISDNGSGMSAEILDKIFIPFFSTRKNGSGIGLSLCKQIMLLHKGNIRVQSKEGEGSSFILVF; encoded by the coding sequence ATGTTTAAACGCTACGAATTCAGATTATTCATAAGATTGATATTGCTGTTTGCAATATTATTTGCTGCTGCGTGGTTGTTAGTGAAAGAATACTTCTTGTATACCGGATTTCTTTTACCCATACTTGCTTACCAGTTTTATGATCTTTATCAATTACTCAACAAAGCACAGAACGAAGTAAAAGAATTTGCTGAATCAATTCACTATAGAGATTTTTCGAGGCACTTTAATGTAAAACACGCTCCTGCTGAATTGCAACCCTTGCGTGAAGGATTTAATGAGATCAACTCTACGTTTAAAGTGATCAGCCGGGAAAAGGAAACACAATATGTATACTTACAAAAAATTCTGGAGCTTGTTGACACCGGTATTCTCTCGTACAAGACCGATACAGGCGAAATTGTATGGATGAATGAATCGTTTAAACGGATGATGGGTATCCCCTATTTAAAAACCATTCACTCATTGGAGAAAAGAGATGAAGGGTTGTATAAAGAAGCGATCAATATCAAAACCGGTGAAAGCAAACTGGCAACTGCAACAACTGATAAAACAAGTTTTAAAGTATTGCTATCGGCTACTGCTTTTCAAACCGATGATCAAACGTTTAAACTCATCGCCTTTCAAAATGTAAATGAGGCCTTGGATGAGAATGAAGCAGAAGCATGGCGCAAACTGTTAAGTGTAATGACGCATGAAATCATGAATTCTGTTGCACCTATTTCGTCCCTGGCAGAAACATTAAAAAACAGGTTGCACCAAAGCGTGGAGCATCTCCAAAACAAAGAAGGATCAGTTGATGATCTTGCATTGGGTATTGAAACCATTCAACGCCGAAGTGAAGGTTTGCTGAAGTTTGCTGAAACTTACCGCAACCTCAATAAGATCACCACACTCAACAGTAAAAAAATACTGGTGAGAGATTTGTTTGAGAACCTGAACCAGTTAATGTTGCCAACACTTGAACAAAAGAAGATCGAACTGGATATTATTCTGAAAGACCCTGCCGTAACCTTGGTTGCAGATATTAATTTACTTGAGCAGGTATTGATTAATTTACTGGTGAATGCCATTGAAGCCGTAAAGGACAAACCAGATCCGCAGATCATACTCACTGCAACTACAACTACAACTGGTAAAACGGTGATCAAAATATCGGATAACGGAAGCGGTATGTCGGCTGAAATTTTAGATAAGATCTTTATTCCATTCTTCAGCACAAGAAAAAACGGAAGCGGCATTGGCCTCAGTCTTTGCAAACAAATTATGCTGTTACACAAGGGCAATATCCGTGTGCAAAGTAAAGAAGGAGAAGGAAGCTCTTTTATTCTTGTGTTTTAG
- a CDS encoding GH1 family beta-glucosidase: MHLPSSSAFGKDFLWGVAVAAAQNEGAWNIDGRGSSIWDVFARRQGKIKGGAKPTENCDFYHRYKDDLMLVKALGFNVFRFSFSWSRIFPEGTGKVNKEGVAFYHRMIDECLQLGLTPFATLYHWDLPQALQKEGGWASVHMQKWFARYATFCAEEFGDKVKHWIILNEPMGFTSLGYMLGKHAPGKTGLEHFFPAIHNAVIAQAEGGRIVRKHVPKAIIGTSFSCSEVMPYSNKREDVEAAKRLDILLNRLFIEPTLGRNYPNEDFPLIDKLHLKTKAWRYTERMQFDFDFIGLQNYFSVTVKHNALIPYIQASEVTAKTRKVPHTSLGWEINPDSFYRLLKRYWNYGGVKSIIVSENGACFKDTLKNGSVHDQERIDYFKQYLAAVYKAKQEGVKINGYLAWTLMDNFEWSEGFNARFGLIHVDFNTQLRTIKDSGYWWRDFLL, from the coding sequence TTGCATTTACCCTCCTCCTCTGCTTTTGGAAAAGATTTTCTATGGGGTGTAGCTGTTGCAGCTGCACAAAACGAAGGTGCCTGGAATATTGATGGACGTGGCTCATCTATCTGGGATGTGTTTGCACGACGACAAGGAAAAATAAAAGGCGGCGCCAAGCCAACAGAGAACTGCGATTTCTATCATCGTTACAAAGATGACCTCATGCTTGTAAAAGCTCTTGGTTTTAATGTATTCCGTTTTTCATTTTCATGGAGTCGTATTTTCCCTGAAGGCACGGGCAAAGTAAATAAAGAAGGCGTAGCATTTTATCATCGCATGATCGATGAATGTTTGCAATTGGGTTTAACGCCATTCGCCACACTCTATCATTGGGATCTTCCGCAGGCCTTACAAAAAGAGGGTGGCTGGGCAAGTGTACATATGCAAAAATGGTTTGCCCGTTATGCAACATTTTGTGCAGAAGAATTTGGCGATAAAGTCAAGCACTGGATCATTCTCAACGAACCAATGGGTTTTACTTCACTCGGATATATGCTCGGCAAACATGCACCGGGAAAGACAGGACTTGAACATTTTTTCCCCGCTATTCATAATGCTGTGATTGCACAAGCTGAAGGTGGACGAATCGTAAGAAAACATGTACCTAAAGCAATCATCGGAACAAGTTTTTCCTGTAGTGAAGTTATGCCCTATTCGAACAAAAGAGAAGATGTGGAAGCAGCCAAGCGTTTGGATATTTTACTCAACCGTTTATTTATTGAACCAACACTTGGACGTAATTATCCAAATGAAGATTTTCCATTGATCGATAAACTTCACCTTAAAACAAAAGCCTGGCGATACACGGAACGGATGCAGTTTGATTTTGATTTTATCGGACTGCAAAATTATTTCAGTGTAACCGTTAAACACAATGCACTCATTCCATACATACAGGCAAGTGAAGTAACTGCAAAAACAAGAAAGGTGCCGCACACATCATTGGGATGGGAAATAAACCCCGATTCATTCTACCGTTTATTAAAACGTTACTGGAACTATGGCGGTGTAAAATCAATTATTGTTTCAGAAAATGGTGCCTGCTTTAAAGACACATTAAAAAACGGATCTGTTCATGACCAGGAACGCATTGATTATTTTAAACAATATCTGGCAGCTGTCTATAAAGCTAAACAGGAAGGTGTAAAGATCAATGGCTACCTGGCATGGACACTGATGGATAATTTTGAATGGAGCGAAGGTTTCAATGCAAGATTTGGATTGATACATGTTGATTTCAATACACAACTACGCACCATTAAAGACAGTGGTTACTGGTGGCGTGACTTCTTATTATAG
- a CDS encoding DM13 domain-containing protein: protein MKYILFLAITALLFFSCKKEASTTPGTDPVDSVNQTVLLMGSFVNGPWGAVSGQARVLRSSNGSLSLALVNVTISNGPDLYVYLSKEVQPINFISLGKLRSTSGNQVYAIPGAPDFTQYKYALIHCQQYNHLFGSATLTQ from the coding sequence ATGAAATACATTTTATTTCTCGCAATTACTGCCTTGCTTTTTTTCAGTTGTAAAAAAGAAGCGTCCACAACACCAGGTACAGATCCTGTTGATTCGGTAAATCAAACAGTGCTTTTAATGGGAAGTTTTGTAAATGGCCCTTGGGGTGCTGTTAGCGGACAGGCGAGAGTGCTTCGTTCATCAAACGGTTCTTTAAGCTTAGCATTGGTGAATGTAACTATTTCGAATGGTCCTGATCTGTATGTATATCTTTCAAAGGAAGTGCAGCCCATCAATTTTATCAGCCTGGGTAAACTCCGTTCAACAAGTGGCAACCAGGTATATGCTATTCCCGGAGCACCTGATTTCACACAATATAAATATGCATTGATCCATTGCCAGCAGTATAATCACTTGTTTGGCAGTGCAACATTGACGCAGTAA
- a CDS encoding ABC transporter permease, which translates to MFSNYLKIAWRNLLKNKTFSLINIIGLASGLACFILITLYITDELRYDRYHEKADRIYRINSDIRFGGTALNMAVSADPMGATLKKDYPQVEQFARIYGSEGSKLFKKDNVFITEERVVYADSTLFDVFTFPAVAGNAKTALNEPNTVVISESTAKKYFGSVDAAMGKTMECNDERNRLYKVTAVIKDIPKNSHFIFDMFLSMDNVEYGFGNFLSHNFHTYIVLKPGTDYKAFEKNFVQVIDKYMLPQARQFMQIESMKDFEKTGNRLAYSLIPLTDIHLHSERGVELGVNGSIQYVYIFGAVALFILLIACINFMNLSTARSASRAKEVGIRKVLGTEKKSLIRQFLAESTLTSFIALLLAFAFTWLALNWFNDLAAKDFQITDLLQPGFLLFLLAMPIAVGLVAGSYPAFFLSSFKPIAVLKGKMNAGFSKSNLRSTLVVFQFFTTILLITGTIVIYKQLNYIQSKKIGFNKEQVMVVDIPSMSRSTAESFKTEVSKLSSVKSASFAGFLPVSNSARNDNTWSTESVMTEKNGFNMQNWRIDYDYIPTLGMEIIKGRNFSPQYGGDSTALIINEATAALIGGGDPIGKKLYSSDGQNPLVYTVIGVVKNFNYESLRKNVSPLCFRLGNNRWAAAFRVETKEMKNLLTQVESKFKAMAPGMPFSYNFLDESFDRMYRDEQRIGKIAFSFSFLAILIACLGLFGLATYMAEQRTKEIGIRKVLGASVSGIVQMLSKDFVKLVLIACVFAIPLAWWAMSQWLQNFAYRVSIGWWVFAAAAVIALIIAILTVSSQAVKAALSNPVKSLRTE; encoded by the coding sequence ATGTTCAGTAATTATTTAAAAATTGCCTGGCGAAACCTGCTGAAGAATAAAACCTTTTCGCTTATTAATATAATCGGCCTTGCATCGGGGCTTGCATGTTTTATACTCATTACACTTTACATCACCGATGAATTACGTTACGATCGTTATCATGAAAAGGCCGATCGTATCTATCGCATCAATTCCGATATCCGTTTTGGTGGTACTGCTTTAAATATGGCTGTGAGTGCCGATCCGATGGGTGCCACACTTAAAAAAGATTATCCTCAGGTTGAACAGTTTGCAAGAATTTATGGCAGTGAAGGTTCCAAATTGTTCAAGAAAGACAATGTATTTATTACGGAGGAGAGAGTGGTATATGCTGATTCAACATTGTTTGATGTGTTTACATTTCCTGCAGTTGCGGGCAATGCCAAAACTGCTTTGAATGAACCTAATACAGTTGTTATTTCAGAATCAACAGCAAAAAAATATTTCGGTTCGGTTGATGCAGCCATGGGTAAAACGATGGAATGTAATGATGAGCGAAACAGGCTGTATAAAGTAACGGCTGTCATCAAAGACATTCCAAAGAATTCGCATTTCATTTTTGATATGTTTTTATCGATGGATAATGTGGAGTATGGTTTTGGTAATTTTCTGAGTCATAATTTTCACACCTATATTGTTTTAAAGCCAGGCACAGATTATAAAGCATTTGAGAAAAACTTTGTGCAGGTAATTGATAAATATATGTTACCGCAGGCGAGACAATTCATGCAGATTGAAAGCATGAAGGATTTTGAAAAAACCGGGAACAGACTTGCATATTCACTGATACCGTTAACAGATATTCACCTGCATTCCGAAAGAGGTGTTGAGTTGGGTGTGAATGGCAGTATACAGTACGTGTATATTTTTGGCGCAGTTGCGTTGTTTATATTGCTGATTGCATGTATCAATTTCATGAATCTTTCCACGGCACGTTCAGCCTCAAGAGCAAAAGAAGTTGGTATCAGGAAAGTATTGGGTACAGAAAAGAAATCATTGATCCGCCAGTTTTTGGCAGAATCAACACTTACAAGTTTTATTGCATTACTGCTGGCGTTTGCTTTCACATGGCTTGCCTTAAACTGGTTTAATGATCTTGCAGCAAAAGATTTTCAAATTACTGATCTGTTACAACCCGGTTTCCTTTTATTCTTATTAGCAATGCCAATAGCAGTTGGTCTTGTTGCGGGAAGTTATCCGGCTTTCTTTCTTTCTTCTTTCAAACCCATTGCTGTTTTAAAGGGAAAAATGAATGCCGGATTTTCGAAGAGTAACCTGCGCAGCACATTGGTGGTATTCCAGTTCTTTACAACCATCTTATTGATCACCGGCACGATTGTTATTTACAAGCAGCTGAATTATATCCAATCAAAAAAGATCGGTTTCAATAAAGAACAGGTAATGGTGGTTGATATTCCATCAATGAGCAGATCAACGGCGGAGTCATTCAAAACAGAAGTGTCAAAACTAAGCAGTGTGAAGTCTGCTTCCTTTGCAGGTTTTTTACCCGTAAGCAATTCAGCACGTAATGATAATACATGGTCAACAGAATCTGTAATGACGGAGAAGAACGGATTTAATATGCAGAACTGGCGAATTGATTATGATTATATTCCAACGCTTGGAATGGAAATAATTAAGGGTCGCAATTTTTCTCCGCAATATGGTGGCGACTCAACAGCTTTAATTATCAATGAAGCTACTGCAGCTTTAATTGGCGGCGGTGACCCTATTGGTAAAAAACTATACTCCTCTGATGGTCAGAATCCTCTTGTTTATACAGTCATAGGTGTAGTGAAGAATTTTAACTATGAGTCGCTGCGGAAAAATGTTTCACCACTTTGCTTCCGTCTTGGTAATAACAGGTGGGCTGCAGCATTTCGAGTTGAAACAAAGGAGATGAAAAATTTACTGACGCAGGTTGAATCAAAATTCAAAGCAATGGCACCGGGTATGCCATTCTCTTACAATTTCCTTGATGAATCGTTCGACAGAATGTATCGTGATGAACAACGCATCGGCAAAATTGCTTTCTCTTTTTCATTCCTGGCAATTCTTATTGCATGTCTTGGATTATTTGGTCTTGCAACCTATATGGCTGAGCAACGTACAAAGGAGATCGGCATCCGTAAAGTATTGGGTGCATCTGTTTCAGGCATTGTGCAAATGCTGAGCAAAGATTTTGTGAAGCTGGTATTAATTGCATGTGTATTCGCCATACCACTTGCATGGTGGGCCATGAGTCAGTGGCTGCAGAACTTTGCTTACAGGGTAAGCATTGGTTGGTGGGTGTTTGCCGCAGCAGCAGTTATTGCATTGATCATTGCCATATTAACGGTGAGTTCGCAGGCGGTTAAAGCTGCATTGAGCAATCCTGTAAAAAGTTTACGCACCGAATAA
- a CDS encoding sigma-54-dependent transcriptional regulator: protein MNLKNSRILIIDDDTDVLTAVRLLLKTEAKEVVTEKNPENIRHLLAKQSFDLIMLDMNFNSTIHTGNEGIYWLKKIKEQTQQPAVIMITAYGDIDLAVRSLKEGAADFVIKPWHNEKLITTIREALNKKGADKSSGSLVSPATAGKTVIGESAAMKDIFVKIEKIAPTDANVLILGENGTGKDLVAHAIHKQSLRANKPFIKVDAGALTETLFESELFGHKKGAFTDAREERIGRFEAANGGTLFLDEIGNISLQQQAKLLSVLQNRQIIKLGSNEPIPVDIRLICATNLPLAELANENRFRKDLVYRINTVEITLPPLRKRKEDIPLLAQHYVTVYAEKYIKPNIQLDKKAIDKLVEHPFPGNVRELQYSIERAVIMTEGDTLSASDLIFSPIETARMQAEEEEQDLKLSSMEKNTILRVIEKHSGNITKAAKELGLTRTALYRRLTKYDI, encoded by the coding sequence ATGAATTTAAAAAATTCCCGCATACTGATCATAGATGATGATACGGATGTTCTCACGGCTGTGCGACTGCTGCTGAAAACTGAAGCAAAGGAAGTAGTGACCGAAAAGAACCCGGAAAACATCCGTCACCTGTTGGCCAAGCAAAGTTTTGATCTGATAATGCTTGATATGAATTTCAACAGCACCATTCATACAGGCAACGAAGGAATTTATTGGTTGAAAAAAATTAAAGAGCAAACGCAACAGCCTGCGGTGATCATGATCACTGCTTATGGCGATATTGATCTTGCTGTGCGTTCACTAAAAGAAGGTGCTGCCGATTTTGTGATAAAGCCCTGGCATAATGAAAAATTGATCACCACCATTCGTGAAGCACTAAATAAAAAAGGTGCAGACAAATCTTCAGGCAGTCTTGTTTCTCCAGCTACTGCAGGCAAAACAGTTATAGGTGAAAGTGCTGCTATGAAAGATATTTTTGTGAAGATCGAAAAAATTGCACCCACTGATGCGAACGTATTGATCCTTGGAGAGAATGGCACGGGTAAAGATCTTGTTGCACACGCAATTCACAAGCAATCACTACGGGCGAATAAACCATTTATAAAAGTTGATGCCGGTGCATTAACGGAAACATTATTTGAAAGCGAATTATTCGGTCATAAGAAAGGAGCATTTACAGATGCAAGGGAAGAACGCATTGGCCGGTTTGAAGCTGCAAACGGCGGTACTTTGTTTTTAGATGAGATCGGTAATATCAGTTTACAACAACAGGCAAAACTTTTATCGGTATTACAAAACAGGCAGATCATTAAGTTGGGAAGTAATGAACCCATACCTGTTGATATTCGCTTGATCTGCGCAACAAATCTTCCCTTAGCTGAATTAGCTAATGAAAATCGTTTCCGTAAGGATCTTGTTTACCGTATCAACACAGTTGAAATAACATTACCGCCATTACGTAAACGCAAAGAAGATATTCCATTGCTGGCACAGCATTATGTGACTGTGTATGCCGAAAAATATATTAAACCGAATATTCAGTTAGATAAAAAAGCAATTGACAAATTGGTAGAGCACCCTTTTCCCGGCAATGTGCGTGAACTGCAATACAGTATTGAACGTGCTGTGATCATGACAGAGGGTGATACGCTTTCAGCAAGTGATCTTATTTTTTCGCCCATTGAAACAGCACGTATGCAGGCCGAAGAAGAAGAACAGGATCTTAAGTTGAGCAGCATGGAAAAGAATACAATTCTTCGTGTAATTGAAAAACATAGCGGTAATATTACCAAAGCAGCAAAAGAACTGGGTTTAACAAGAACAGCGTTGTACAGGAGATTAACGAAGTATGATATTTGA
- a CDS encoding efflux RND transporter periplasmic adaptor subunit, whose translation MDRVIEKKKWNTKRILTIAGIAAIVALIAASVYFTSGKSKLNVDTERITIGEIKTAAFHEFITLNGVVLPESTIYLDAMEGGRVEEKYVEDGAMMTKGQPILRLSNTDLELQLANQETQVFNVLTQMQISKNNAEQNSINRQNQDAEVDNALKESERVYLLNKKLYDQKVIGLQEFQSSKNLYDYQLRRKKLTEQIMKTDATSMKQQVDQMGESYQQMKRTLALMRKKVGDLIVRAPVDGQLTSLDAEIGENKNKGQRLGQIDVMSGYKLRVDIDEHYISRIFAGLMGNCDVAGKTYQLKIKKVYTQVTNGRFQVDMEFADKVPEGIRRGQTLQVRLALSEETQAILLPKGGFYQQTGGNWIFKLNENGTVAYKVDIQLGRQNPDYYEVLSGLKPGDKVVTSSYENYGNMQELILKK comes from the coding sequence ATGGACAGAGTTATTGAAAAGAAGAAATGGAACACGAAACGCATTCTAACGATTGCAGGAATTGCAGCTATAGTTGCGTTGATTGCTGCCAGCGTTTATTTTACATCAGGCAAATCAAAGTTGAATGTAGATACTGAACGCATTACCATTGGCGAAATTAAAACTGCAGCCTTTCATGAGTTTATTACATTAAACGGAGTGGTGTTACCTGAAAGCACTATTTATCTCGATGCAATGGAAGGCGGAAGGGTAGAAGAGAAATATGTGGAAGATGGAGCCATGATGACGAAAGGCCAACCGATCCTTCGTTTATCAAATACTGATCTTGAATTACAACTTGCCAACCAGGAAACCCAGGTGTTTAATGTGTTAACCCAAATGCAGATCAGTAAAAATAATGCTGAGCAAAACTCCATTAACCGCCAGAACCAGGATGCAGAAGTTGATAATGCATTGAAAGAGTCTGAACGTGTTTATCTCCTCAACAAAAAACTATACGATCAAAAAGTAATTGGCCTGCAGGAATTTCAAAGCAGTAAAAATTTATACGATTACCAGTTACGCCGTAAAAAATTAACGGAGCAGATCATGAAAACCGATGCAACCAGTATGAAACAACAAGTTGACCAGATGGGTGAAAGCTATCAACAAATGAAGCGCACACTTGCACTGATGCGCAAAAAAGTTGGCGACCTAATTGTTCGTGCACCGGTTGACGGACAGTTAACATCGCTTGATGCTGAAATAGGTGAGAACAAAAATAAAGGACAACGTCTCGGCCAAATTGATGTCATGAGCGGATACAAGCTTCGTGTTGACATAGATGAGCATTACATCAGCAGAATCTTTGCCGGTCTTATGGGCAATTGTGATGTGGCCGGTAAAACTTACCAACTGAAAATTAAAAAAGTATATACGCAGGTCACCAATGGCCGTTTCCAGGTTGATATGGAATTTGCAGATAAAGTACCGGAAGGTATCCGTCGTGGACAAACATTACAAGTGCGTTTGGCTTTGAGTGAAGAAACACAGGCCATTCTTTTACCGAAAGGAGGTTTCTACCAACAAACAGGCGGTAACTGGATATTTAAGTTGAATGAAAACGGAACTGTTGCTTACAAAGTAGATATTCAACTTGGTCGGCAGAATCCTGACTACTATGAAGTGTTGAGTGGATTGAAACCCGGCGATAAAGTAGTAACCAGCAGCTATGAAAACTATGGCAATATGCAGGAGTTAATTCTTAAGAAATAG
- a CDS encoding ABC transporter ATP-binding protein: MIKITNLEKFYRTEEVETVALNKLSMEVKEGEFVAVMGPSGCGKSTLLNILGLLDDPDGGSFLFNGIEVAGFNERKRADLRKRNIGFVFQSFNLIDELTVYENVELPLIYCNIKADERKKKVEEVLDKMQIMHRRNHYPQQLSGGQQQRVAVARAVVNNPKLILADEPTGNLDSSNGNEVMQLLTDLNEQGTTIIMVTHSEHDAKYSHRIIRMLDGHSVTENILV, encoded by the coding sequence ATGATAAAGATCACTAATCTCGAAAAGTTTTATCGTACAGAAGAAGTTGAAACTGTTGCATTGAACAAACTCTCGATGGAAGTAAAGGAAGGAGAGTTTGTGGCCGTAATGGGGCCGAGCGGTTGCGGCAAATCAACCTTGCTGAATATTCTTGGTTTGCTAGATGATCCGGATGGTGGCAGCTTTTTGTTCAACGGCATTGAAGTGGCAGGTTTTAACGAACGCAAACGTGCCGATCTGCGTAAACGTAATATCGGTTTTGTGTTCCAGAGCTTTAACCTCATTGATGAGTTAACTGTTTACGAGAATGTGGAGTTGCCGTTGATCTATTGTAATATAAAGGCTGATGAGCGCAAGAAAAAAGTAGAAGAAGTACTTGACAAAATGCAGATCATGCATCGTCGTAATCACTATCCGCAGCAGTTAAGCGGTGGTCAGCAGCAGCGTGTGGCAGTTGCACGTGCAGTGGTGAATAATCCCAAGCTTATTCTTGCAGATGAGCCGACAGGTAATCTTGATTCTTCAAACGGTAATGAAGTAATGCAATTACTTACGGATTTGAATGAGCAAGGCACAACCATCATCATGGTAACACATAGCGAGCACGATGCAAAATACAGTCATCGCATTATCCGCATGCTCGATGGACATTCGGTTACGGAAAATATATTGGTTTGA
- a CDS encoding YHS domain-containing (seleno)protein, whose protein sequence is MKKLFLLVSLTIFSVAQMTAQQKQIFTKNNIAVNGYDVVAYFTDNKPLKGNDEHTVTWNDAKWLFATAEHALLFKTNPEKYAPQYGGYCAFGCSRGYKAKTEPDAWSIVNGKLYLNYNVEVRELWKKDIENYIKKADAAWESLKDKEPK, encoded by the coding sequence ATGAAAAAACTATTTCTTCTTGTCTCACTTACGATTTTTTCGGTTGCACAGATGACGGCACAACAAAAACAAATCTTCACAAAAAACAACATTGCAGTTAATGGCTATGATGTGGTGGCCTATTTTACCGATAACAAACCGTTAAAAGGAAATGATGAACATACTGTTACCTGGAACGATGCCAAATGGCTGTTCGCAACAGCAGAACATGCCTTGTTGTTTAAAACAAATCCTGAAAAATATGCACCACAGTATGGTGGGTATTGTGCCTTTGGTTGTTCACGTGGTTACAAAGCAAAAACGGAACCTGATGCGTGGAGCATTGTCAATGGCAAGCTTTATCTAAATTATAATGTAGAAGTGAGGGAACTTTGGAAGAAAGATATTGAGAACTATATTAAAAAGGCAGATGCAGCGTGGGAATCACTAAAAGATAAAGAACCGAAGTAG